One Micromonospora sp. WMMD812 genomic window carries:
- a CDS encoding nuclear transport factor 2 family protein — translation MDREQVTGWLGAYEQAWRAPGTERLATIFTADASYLQGPYRTPVIGLPDIARMWEDEREGPDEVFRMRSDIVAVDGDTAVVRVEVRYGDPVDQEYRDLWVMRFAADGRCRSFEEWPFWPAQPTAGG, via the coding sequence GTGGACAGAGAGCAGGTGACCGGCTGGCTCGGGGCCTACGAACAGGCGTGGCGGGCGCCGGGGACGGAGCGGCTCGCCACGATCTTCACCGCGGACGCGAGCTATCTGCAGGGCCCGTACCGGACGCCGGTCATCGGCCTGCCGGACATCGCCAGGATGTGGGAAGACGAGCGCGAGGGCCCGGACGAGGTGTTCCGGATGAGGAGCGACATCGTCGCGGTCGACGGCGACACGGCGGTGGTGCGGGTGGAAGTCCGCTACGGCGACCCGGTCGACCAGGAGTACCGCGACCTGTGGGTCATGCGTTTCGCCGCGGACGGGCGCTGCAGGTCGTTCGAGGAGTGGCCCTTCTGGCCGGCGCAGCCGACCGCCGGCGGCTGA
- a CDS encoding low temperature requirement protein A: protein MPDGSGRRRGRRVLGGVDQTGEGQRVTRFELLFDLVYVFAVTRVTGYLAEAHSAVGVVQGLLLLALLWWTWSGYTWLGNQARADSGLLRLGMSVAMAAIFVVDLTIPEAWQDAPGGLDGPLVLVCAYLVVRAVHLIVYTVAAAGDPGLRHQLAITWIPTLAGAALLLAGALLGSWRQTLLFAGALAVDWGVVYLTSRRGNWRVHSASHWTERHGLFVILAIGESILAIGVGAANQPINAPLIVAAVLGIAAAIGLWWLYFDLVSPAYEHRLEQAQGQARTLLAAEAYTYGHFPIIAGIILAALGIEGVLAHAGDAKPLGWFYAAALCGGLAAYLVGHLLFANRMHYGPHVGRLVTTLALLAWLPAAAALPPLVGLAVVVVILAALIAAETVRYADLRQALRA, encoded by the coding sequence ATGCCGGACGGGAGTGGCCGTCGAAGGGGCCGCCGGGTCCTCGGTGGCGTCGACCAGACCGGCGAGGGGCAGCGGGTGACCCGGTTCGAGCTGCTGTTCGACCTGGTCTACGTCTTCGCGGTCACCCGCGTCACCGGCTACCTGGCCGAGGCCCACAGCGCGGTCGGCGTCGTCCAGGGTCTCCTGCTGCTCGCGCTGTTGTGGTGGACCTGGTCCGGGTACACCTGGCTCGGCAACCAGGCCCGCGCCGACAGCGGTCTGCTCCGGTTGGGCATGTCGGTCGCGATGGCCGCGATCTTCGTCGTCGACCTGACCATCCCGGAGGCGTGGCAGGACGCGCCCGGCGGCCTGGACGGCCCGCTGGTCCTGGTGTGCGCCTACCTCGTCGTCCGCGCCGTTCACCTGATCGTGTACACGGTGGCGGCGGCCGGCGATCCGGGCCTCCGCCATCAACTCGCCATCACCTGGATCCCCACCCTGGCGGGCGCCGCCCTGCTGCTGGCGGGTGCCCTCCTCGGCAGCTGGCGCCAGACCCTGCTGTTCGCGGGTGCCCTCGCCGTGGACTGGGGCGTCGTCTACCTCACCTCGCGCCGGGGCAACTGGCGCGTCCACAGCGCCAGCCACTGGACGGAGCGACACGGGCTGTTCGTCATCCTGGCGATCGGTGAGTCGATCCTCGCGATCGGCGTCGGCGCCGCGAACCAGCCGATCAACGCGCCGCTCATTGTCGCGGCCGTCCTGGGCATCGCCGCCGCCATCGGCCTGTGGTGGCTCTACTTCGACCTGGTGTCACCCGCCTACGAGCACCGGCTGGAGCAGGCGCAGGGACAGGCGCGGACGCTGCTGGCGGCCGAGGCGTACACGTACGGCCATTTCCCGATCATCGCCGGCATCATCCTCGCGGCGCTCGGCATCGAGGGAGTCCTGGCCCACGCCGGCGACGCCAAGCCTCTCGGGTGGTTCTACGCGGCGGCCCTGTGCGGCGGGCTCGCCGCCTACCTCGTCGGTCACCTGCTGTTCGCCAACCGCATGCACTACGGGCCACACGTCGGGCGGCTGGTCACCACCCTGGCCCTCCTGGCGTGGCTGCCGGCCGCCGCCGCCCTTCCGCCGCTGGTCGGGCTGGCCGTCGTGGTCGTCATCCTCGCGGCCCTCATCGCCGCGGAGACGGTGCGCTACGCCGACCTGCGACAGGCCCTGCGCGCCTGA
- a CDS encoding alkaline phosphatase D family protein, protein MTRLSRRIFVLGGLAAAGAAVAPWQGARAAVPYPFKLGVASGDPAPDSIVLWTRLAPSPLNADGQGGMANADVTVDWQVSTSASFSSLVASGSVVARYADAHSVHVVAGGLAADSDYYYRFRAQGHISAVGRTRTAPAVGTFGRDLVMAFASCAHYEAGYYTAYRRMAEENPGLILHLGDYIYEGGVNTSAVRQHVGSEIVSLADYRRRYALYKSDPDLQAAHAAAPWLVVPDDHEVENNYANMVRADSSPTLTAAQWTARRTAAYRAYYENMPLRPSSAPSGNSIPLYRRVRWGQLATFHMLDTRQFRDDQACGDGWKVCTDADLAARSLTGATQEAWLLDGLAQHYGTWDILGQQVFFARQFEANGAANMDAWDGYRASRSRIQTGWQQRAVRNPLVLTGDVHRAWANDLKADYANPSSATIGTELVCTSITSGGNGSGSTTIPNAATNPHLRFHSDRRGYVRTTISRSQVRADFRAVSTVTEHGAAASTVRSFVILDGQPGLQAG, encoded by the coding sequence ATGACAAGGCTTAGCCGTCGCATCTTCGTCCTCGGTGGACTCGCCGCCGCGGGCGCCGCGGTCGCACCCTGGCAGGGTGCCCGGGCCGCGGTGCCGTACCCCTTCAAACTCGGTGTGGCGTCCGGCGATCCGGCGCCGGACAGCATCGTCCTCTGGACCCGGCTGGCGCCCTCACCGCTCAACGCCGACGGGCAGGGCGGCATGGCCAACGCCGACGTGACCGTCGACTGGCAGGTGTCGACCAGCGCGAGCTTCTCCTCGCTGGTCGCCTCCGGCTCGGTGGTCGCCCGCTACGCCGACGCGCACTCGGTGCACGTGGTCGCCGGCGGGCTCGCGGCCGACTCCGACTACTACTACCGCTTCCGGGCCCAGGGACACATCTCCGCGGTGGGGCGGACGCGTACCGCCCCGGCGGTCGGCACCTTCGGCCGCGACCTGGTGATGGCCTTCGCCTCCTGCGCCCACTACGAGGCCGGCTACTACACGGCCTACCGACGGATGGCCGAGGAGAACCCCGGTCTGATCCTGCACCTCGGCGACTACATCTACGAGGGCGGCGTCAACACCTCCGCCGTCCGGCAGCACGTCGGCAGCGAGATCGTGTCGCTGGCCGACTACCGCCGCCGGTACGCGCTCTATAAGTCGGACCCGGATCTGCAGGCGGCGCACGCGGCGGCGCCGTGGCTGGTGGTGCCGGACGACCACGAGGTGGAGAACAACTACGCCAACATGGTCCGCGCCGACAGCAGCCCGACGCTGACCGCCGCGCAGTGGACCGCCCGGCGGACCGCGGCGTACCGGGCGTACTACGAGAACATGCCGCTGCGGCCGTCGTCCGCGCCGAGCGGCAACAGCATCCCGCTGTACCGCCGCGTCCGCTGGGGGCAGCTCGCCACCTTCCACATGCTCGACACCCGCCAGTTCCGCGACGACCAGGCCTGCGGCGACGGCTGGAAGGTCTGCACGGACGCCGACCTGGCCGCCCGGTCGCTGACCGGCGCGACGCAGGAGGCCTGGCTGCTCGACGGGCTGGCCCAGCACTACGGGACCTGGGACATCCTCGGCCAGCAGGTCTTCTTCGCCCGACAGTTCGAGGCCAACGGGGCGGCGAACATGGACGCCTGGGACGGCTACCGGGCCTCCCGCAGCCGCATCCAGACCGGCTGGCAGCAGCGCGCGGTGCGCAACCCGCTGGTGCTCACCGGCGACGTCCACCGGGCCTGGGCCAACGATCTCAAGGCCGACTACGCGAACCCGTCCTCCGCGACGATCGGCACCGAACTGGTCTGCACCTCGATCACCTCGGGTGGCAACGGCAGCGGCAGCACCACCATCCCGAACGCGGCGACCAACCCGCACCTCAGGTTCCACTCGGACCGGCGTGGCTACGTCCGGACCACGATCAGCCGCAGTCAGGTCCGCGCGGACTTCCGCGCGGTGAGCACGGTGACCGAGCACGGCGCGGCGGCGTCCACGGTCCGTTCGTTCGTCATTCTCGACGGCCAGCCCGGCCTGCAGGCCGGGTAG
- a CDS encoding ester cyclase, translating into MSNSEVTRRVVGDFLRHVRSGREPQRAAEFMSPVVRAHQVQSEDLATIERTPDDYAEHVREMTATWGAFDVTVEEFLVDGARAYVRLAQVGRHLETVDGILPTGRTVRQINSVVYQVEDGLITEYWMQIDRAGLLAQLRDDS; encoded by the coding sequence ATGAGCAACAGCGAGGTGACGCGTCGCGTCGTCGGGGACTTCCTTCGGCACGTCCGCTCCGGGCGAGAGCCGCAGCGGGCGGCGGAGTTCATGAGCCCGGTGGTGCGTGCCCACCAGGTGCAGTCCGAGGACCTGGCCACCATCGAACGGACCCCGGACGACTACGCCGAGCACGTCCGAGAAATGACCGCCACCTGGGGTGCCTTCGACGTCACCGTCGAAGAGTTCCTGGTTGATGGCGCGCGTGCGTATGTCCGGCTGGCTCAGGTGGGCCGTCACCTCGAGACCGTGGACGGGATCCTCCCGACCGGCCGGACCGTGCGCCAGATCAACTCCGTCGTCTACCAGGTCGAGGACGGGCTGATCACGGAGTACTGGATGCAGATCGACCGGGCCGGTCTGCTCGCCCAACTCCGGGACGATTCCTGA
- a CDS encoding ABC transporter ATP-binding protein: MAPILVGRELHKSYGLTPALRGASIAVDEGEIVAVMGASGSGKSTLLHCLAGVLGPDKGEVYFAGKRIDRLPDRRRVQLRRGAFGLVYQFGQLVPELPAVENIALPLLLAGQPRRTGVSEARAWLTRMGLSGLGDRLPGELSGGQGQRVALARALIGRPRVVFADEPTGSLDSVGADQVMELLVDTAREQGSTVLVVTHEPRVAGFADRTVLMRDGVESVRVNIVDPTVATGGDSVRVTASDVDLPADRMSW; this comes from the coding sequence ATGGCACCGATTCTCGTCGGGCGTGAGCTGCACAAATCCTACGGCCTGACCCCGGCGCTGCGTGGCGCCAGCATCGCGGTGGACGAGGGGGAGATCGTCGCGGTGATGGGGGCCAGCGGCTCCGGCAAGTCGACCCTGCTGCACTGTCTCGCCGGCGTCCTCGGACCGGACAAGGGCGAGGTGTACTTCGCCGGCAAGCGGATCGACCGGCTGCCGGACCGGCGCCGGGTGCAGTTGCGGCGTGGCGCCTTCGGGCTCGTGTACCAGTTCGGGCAGTTGGTGCCGGAGCTGCCGGCCGTGGAGAACATCGCGCTCCCGCTGCTGCTCGCCGGGCAACCTCGGCGTACGGGTGTCTCCGAGGCGCGGGCATGGCTGACCCGGATGGGCCTGTCCGGCCTGGGGGACCGCCTGCCGGGCGAACTCTCCGGCGGGCAGGGCCAGCGGGTCGCCCTGGCGAGGGCGCTGATCGGGCGGCCGAGGGTGGTCTTCGCCGACGAGCCGACGGGCTCGCTCGACTCGGTCGGCGCCGACCAGGTGATGGAGTTGCTCGTCGACACGGCGAGAGAGCAGGGCAGCACCGTGCTCGTGGTCACCCACGAGCCGCGCGTGGCGGGTTTCGCCGACCGTACGGTCCTGATGCGCGACGGCGTCGAGTCGGTTCGGGTCAACATCGTCGATCCGACGGTCGCCACCGGTGGTGACTCGGTGCGGGTCACCGCGTCGGACGTGGACCTGCCGGCCGACAGGATGTCGTGGTGA
- a CDS encoding helix-turn-helix transcriptional regulator produces the protein MPIVVRIDVQLAKRKMSVGEFAERVGLTPANVAVLKNGRAKAVRFSTLEAMCRVLDCQPGDLLEWVDE, from the coding sequence ATGCCCATCGTCGTGCGCATCGACGTCCAACTGGCCAAACGCAAGATGAGCGTCGGCGAGTTCGCCGAACGCGTCGGGCTCACCCCGGCCAACGTCGCCGTGCTGAAGAACGGCCGTGCCAAGGCCGTCCGGTTCAGCACCCTGGAGGCCATGTGCCGGGTGCTCGACTGCCAGCCCGGCGACCTGCTCGAGTGGGTCGACGAATGA
- a CDS encoding PadR family transcriptional regulator, with protein sequence MTISYALLGLLEGANRHGYDLKQSYDRRFAAAKPIRFGQVYRTLAQLERDGRVTVVGVEAGAGPDRKRYSITPEGVTDLDSWLAEPEAPQPQLQSVLFTKVVLALMSGRPAAEYLDAQRTTHLAAMKELTAARRRAGSTQDSLLHDYQLFHIEADLRWLDHTESRLSTLAEEVRDGTDSRRA encoded by the coding sequence GTGACCATCTCCTACGCGTTGCTCGGGCTGCTCGAGGGGGCGAACCGGCACGGCTACGACCTCAAGCAGTCGTACGACCGGCGGTTCGCCGCCGCCAAGCCGATCCGGTTCGGCCAGGTCTACCGCACGCTGGCCCAGCTCGAGCGCGACGGCCGGGTGACGGTCGTCGGGGTCGAGGCCGGCGCCGGGCCCGACCGCAAGCGCTACTCCATCACGCCCGAGGGCGTCACCGACCTCGACAGCTGGCTGGCCGAGCCGGAGGCGCCGCAACCCCAGCTCCAGTCCGTGCTGTTCACCAAGGTCGTGCTGGCGCTGATGTCCGGCCGCCCGGCGGCCGAATACCTGGACGCGCAGCGGACCACGCATCTCGCCGCGATGAAGGAGCTGACCGCGGCCCGGCGCCGGGCGGGGTCCACGCAGGACTCTCTGCTCCACGACTACCAGCTGTTCCACATCGAGGCGGATCTGCGCTGGCTCGACCACACCGAGTCGCGCCTGTCGACCCTGGCCGAGGAGGTGCGCGATGGCACCGATTCTCGTCGGGCGTGA
- a CDS encoding DUF2975 domain-containing protein, with translation MLTEHRAVGPLKIFLALLFGILVVFQTLSLPGQFAHMAEESPDSAYLRWPATAVTVFWVLCIQVVIVCTWKLLTLVKKDRIFSEASMAWVDAIVWAIVAAWVVLLGVFLYVGVNADDPGLPLLLFLMLVGVAVLGLLMVVMRALLRQATTLRTDMEAVI, from the coding sequence ATGTTGACAGAGCACCGCGCGGTGGGCCCGCTCAAGATCTTCCTTGCGTTGCTGTTCGGGATCCTGGTCGTGTTCCAGACCCTCTCGCTTCCCGGGCAGTTCGCGCACATGGCCGAGGAGTCCCCGGACTCTGCCTACCTCAGGTGGCCGGCGACCGCCGTGACGGTGTTCTGGGTGCTGTGCATCCAGGTGGTGATCGTCTGCACCTGGAAGCTGCTCACCCTGGTCAAGAAGGACCGCATCTTCAGCGAGGCCTCCATGGCGTGGGTGGACGCGATCGTCTGGGCGATCGTCGCCGCCTGGGTGGTGCTGCTGGGCGTGTTCCTGTACGTCGGCGTCAACGCGGACGACCCCGGGCTGCCGCTCCTGCTGTTCCTGATGCTGGTCGGGGTCGCGGTGCTGGGGCTGCTGATGGTGGTGATGCGCGCGCTGCTGCGGCAGGCCACCACGCTGCGCACCGACATGGAAGCGGTGATCTGA
- a CDS encoding VOC family protein: MAGIGQLSGIALECPDPAALAAFYSAVTGWPVVYASPDWYSIGPSADAPLHLSFQLAPGHQPPTWPDPASSMQFHLHLRVDDLDEAERMVLELGGTMLAGQPDGAAFRVLADPAGHPFCLCPRPAPGRATG, encoded by the coding sequence GTGGCAGGCATCGGCCAACTCAGCGGCATCGCCCTGGAGTGCCCCGACCCGGCCGCGCTGGCCGCCTTCTACAGCGCGGTCACCGGCTGGCCGGTCGTGTACGCCTCCCCGGACTGGTATTCCATCGGGCCGAGTGCGGACGCTCCACTGCACCTCTCGTTCCAGTTGGCGCCCGGGCACCAACCGCCGACCTGGCCCGACCCCGCCTCGTCCATGCAGTTCCACCTGCACCTGCGCGTCGACGACCTGGACGAGGCCGAGCGGATGGTCCTCGAACTCGGTGGGACGATGTTGGCCGGGCAACCCGACGGCGCGGCCTTCCGCGTGCTGGCCGACCCCGCCGGCCACCCGTTCTGCCTCTGCCCTCGGCCGGCGCCGGGCCGGGCGACCGGCTGA
- a CDS encoding FtsX-like permease family protein, producing MSRTLRLGLRLALGGGREGLVRLVFMAVGVGLGVALLLLSLTAPHALSGRFERMAWQDAAYSALSPETDDDPVAESADGALFLAVSDYHDGRPMTRAYLAALGDDPPVPPGLSRAPGPGEIAASPALVRLLGSTPDEELDARFPGRVTMVIGPEGLAHDNELVGVIGRTPQQLAGVRSVGEVHGFAEVRPGGWAIVAILAFFVLAGSTLVLVPVVILIVVVTRVAWRQREQRLAAIRLVGATQSQISLVAAAEVGVAAVGGSALGWALYEVGRRTLSATITFQYGHFWLPDVAVPPSWLVGILLGAPLLVMLTAIASLRGVHVRPLAVQRQSRRRRPSPWLVALLVLALGGQFAVLPFRDRLTAPTEDGSPPPLAAIGALLALSAVVGFVLVGPWLVTVVGRGVARLSRSVPSLLAARRIAENPQATFYSVAAVGLAALGLAYLSCTVAITAGPNTSGDLDGPWTASMRPGVVSVMTGGVSTETVQPLLSDGAVALRRGYGGDLTVRCAELTRVLSVTCPLTPNNGFAEQFSDSSASIDLILVPTDGSLAAENRVRTRAANLVPNAIINSNRDPIDYNLETFFRDLDRLAAVAALFVLLVGAFGLAASMVGGVVERRRPFALLRASGVYLGELRRAVMLETAATMAVVSVAGVGIGMLLAYGSARQGGVDWRWPVPEMYAFIGGGVLAALLFSTLALPLLSLTTRHDTVRFE from the coding sequence GTGAGCCGGACGCTGCGCCTCGGGCTGCGGCTGGCCCTGGGCGGTGGCCGGGAAGGTCTCGTCCGACTGGTCTTCATGGCGGTCGGGGTCGGCCTCGGCGTCGCGCTGCTGCTGCTTAGCCTGACCGCACCGCACGCCCTGTCCGGCCGGTTCGAGCGCATGGCCTGGCAGGACGCGGCCTACTCCGCGCTGAGCCCGGAGACCGACGACGACCCGGTCGCGGAGTCGGCCGACGGGGCGCTGTTCCTCGCGGTGAGCGACTACCACGACGGTCGGCCGATGACCCGCGCCTACCTGGCGGCGCTCGGGGACGACCCGCCCGTGCCGCCGGGCCTCTCCCGCGCGCCCGGGCCGGGCGAGATCGCCGCATCACCGGCACTGGTCCGACTGCTGGGGTCCACTCCGGACGAGGAACTCGACGCCCGGTTCCCGGGCCGGGTCACGATGGTGATCGGCCCCGAGGGGCTGGCCCACGACAACGAGCTCGTCGGTGTCATCGGCCGGACGCCGCAGCAGTTGGCGGGCGTGCGCTCGGTCGGCGAGGTGCACGGGTTCGCCGAGGTACGCCCGGGCGGGTGGGCGATCGTCGCCATCCTGGCGTTCTTCGTGCTCGCGGGCTCGACGCTGGTCCTGGTCCCGGTCGTGATCCTCATCGTCGTGGTGACCCGGGTCGCCTGGCGGCAGCGGGAACAGCGACTCGCCGCGATCCGGCTCGTCGGCGCCACCCAGTCCCAGATCTCGCTGGTGGCCGCGGCCGAGGTCGGGGTCGCGGCCGTCGGGGGATCCGCCCTGGGCTGGGCGCTCTACGAGGTGGGCCGGCGGACACTGTCCGCCACCATCACGTTCCAGTACGGGCACTTCTGGCTCCCGGACGTGGCCGTGCCACCGTCCTGGCTGGTCGGGATCCTGCTGGGCGCGCCGCTACTGGTGATGCTCACGGCCATCGCGTCGCTGCGCGGCGTCCACGTGCGTCCGCTCGCGGTGCAGCGGCAGTCGCGGCGGCGCCGCCCGTCGCCCTGGTTGGTCGCGCTGCTGGTCCTGGCGCTCGGTGGACAGTTCGCCGTCCTGCCCTTCCGGGACCGGCTGACGGCACCCACCGAGGACGGGTCCCCACCGCCGCTCGCGGCGATCGGGGCGCTGCTGGCCCTGTCGGCCGTCGTGGGCTTCGTCCTCGTCGGGCCGTGGCTCGTCACCGTGGTCGGCCGGGGCGTCGCACGGCTGAGCCGGTCAGTGCCCAGCCTGCTGGCCGCACGCCGCATCGCCGAGAACCCGCAGGCCACGTTCTACTCGGTCGCCGCCGTAGGGCTGGCCGCCCTCGGACTGGCCTACCTCAGCTGCACGGTCGCGATCACCGCCGGTCCGAACACGTCCGGCGACCTGGACGGGCCGTGGACCGCGTCGATGCGCCCCGGCGTGGTCTCGGTCATGACCGGCGGCGTGTCGACCGAGACGGTCCAGCCGTTGCTGTCCGACGGCGCGGTGGCGCTCCGGCGGGGCTACGGCGGTGACCTGACCGTACGATGCGCCGAACTCACCCGCGTGCTCTCCGTCACCTGCCCGTTGACTCCGAACAACGGGTTCGCCGAGCAGTTCTCCGACTCCAGCGCCTCCATCGACCTCATCCTCGTCCCCACCGATGGGTCGCTGGCGGCGGAGAACCGCGTCCGGACCCGGGCGGCGAATCTCGTGCCGAACGCGATCATCAACAGCAACCGTGACCCCATCGACTACAACCTGGAGACGTTCTTCCGGGACCTGGACCGCCTGGCGGCGGTGGCCGCCCTGTTCGTGCTGCTCGTGGGGGCCTTCGGGCTGGCGGCGTCGATGGTCGGTGGTGTCGTCGAGCGCCGGCGGCCGTTCGCGCTGCTGCGCGCCTCCGGCGTGTACCTCGGCGAGCTGCGCCGCGCGGTGATGCTGGAGACCGCGGCGACCATGGCGGTGGTATCGGTCGCCGGTGTCGGGATCGGCATGCTGCTCGCGTACGGCTCGGCCCGCCAGGGCGGTGTGGACTGGCGCTGGCCGGTGCCGGAGATGTACGCCTTCATCGGTGGCGGAGTGCTCGCCGCGCTGCTCTTCTCGACCCTCGCCCTGCCCCTGCTGAGCCTCACCACCCGGCACGACACCGTCCGCTTCGAGTAG
- a CDS encoding nitronate monooxygenase, whose amino-acid sequence MALSTAFTTLFGVRHPIAVAPMGGSAGGALAAAVSRGGGLGLLGGANGDRDWLARELPIVAECAKPWGVGFLSWAAGVEAVEQALEHNPAAVMLSFGDPRPFVELVRDAGAALIIQVTDLEEAREAVDLGADVIVAQGTESGGHGARQGRSTLPFVPIVVDLAAPVPVLAAGGIADGRGVAAALALGAAGALIGTRFQATTEALVDPSISQAIVRGRGQDTERSRVLDIARGSRWPSKYTARTLGHPYLDQWRDREVELAADAGAQQAYQAGVARGELPPLPIWAGEALDLVTDLPPAADLVAALAAQAEQALARAGRQ is encoded by the coding sequence ATGGCGTTGTCGACGGCTTTCACCACGTTGTTCGGCGTGCGGCACCCGATCGCGGTGGCGCCGATGGGCGGATCGGCCGGTGGCGCGCTGGCCGCGGCCGTCTCTCGCGGCGGCGGGCTGGGGTTGCTGGGCGGTGCGAACGGGGATCGGGACTGGCTGGCCCGCGAGCTGCCGATCGTGGCGGAATGCGCGAAGCCGTGGGGTGTCGGGTTCCTGAGCTGGGCGGCGGGTGTCGAGGCGGTCGAGCAGGCGCTGGAGCACAACCCCGCCGCTGTGATGTTGTCCTTCGGAGACCCGAGGCCGTTCGTCGAACTCGTCCGTGACGCCGGCGCGGCGCTGATCATTCAGGTCACCGACCTGGAGGAGGCCAGGGAGGCGGTGGACCTGGGCGCCGACGTCATCGTGGCGCAGGGCACCGAGAGCGGTGGGCACGGCGCCCGGCAGGGGCGTTCCACGCTGCCGTTCGTGCCGATCGTGGTGGACCTGGCGGCACCGGTGCCGGTGCTCGCGGCCGGTGGGATCGCCGACGGCCGGGGCGTGGCCGCCGCCCTGGCGCTGGGGGCCGCCGGGGCGCTCATCGGCACCCGATTCCAGGCCACCACCGAGGCCCTCGTCGACCCCTCGATCTCCCAGGCGATCGTCCGCGGACGCGGGCAGGACACGGAGCGCAGCCGCGTCCTCGATATCGCACGAGGGTCCCGCTGGCCGTCGAAGTACACGGCGCGCACGCTCGGCCATCCGTACCTTGACCAGTGGCGGGACCGGGAGGTCGAACTCGCCGCCGACGCCGGGGCGCAACAGGCGTATCAGGCCGGGGTGGCGCGAGGCGAGCTGCCGCCTCTGCCGATCTGGGCCGGCGAGGCCCTCGACCTCGTCACCGACCTGCCCCCGGCGGCTGATCTTGTTGCCGCCCTCGCCGCTCAGGCCGAGCAGGCCCTGGCCCGAGCCGGACGGCAGTGA